In one Betta splendens chromosome 14, fBetSpl5.4, whole genome shotgun sequence genomic region, the following are encoded:
- the LOC114869301 gene encoding uncharacterized protein LOC114869301, with amino-acid sequence MTDGCAVVNCDYRQGESTTALFGFPSDPERCKQWLNNCGRQDLASEPPEQLHKLYRLCAKHFDPSVISNPSASGCVLREDAVPTIFDFATPVNKQSTSNRKRAGDIPEEGPTSVKKTKENTATLDVTEETNVSEETSARPEMHGDIQIQEDVATSKAKETLKAYFKEILALTGFSINGANINTDEPIGGARGQALNHVCIEKIDKNEILQFSEDLMRQEIQKSLRLARFFSILFQDVTSIEGKDQIPVFIRSVTVAGFPQKHLVGFLPCDVDAENLFYLLLSELRNKWGLRMEHCRGLTYLVTGSTCQKMRDLASRILQEFPQVVLSPSDPYAFNIWIIRCMPVPSIQKVVDTVEEVASLLRRTPELSKRLEGNIQLTCGHLKGEVERIKAAVSGNWEYTTDAFQTMLDILEPFLNCINEMISKVDEDTAEQMAKLKSVLKNFNFIITLVVLKNTLCCVSILNSSLRGVISISSTLQYTISNALKLVSKYQQELAIFHRKWFSDAVGRAKKLGVEVCKPEMDQGNATETPLEDFYRESLSRPILLYLVAEVKRVFSTEMVRILRWLSLVPSYMADHNFSIRRDKVADANLNNLARPDTFYEELGCWEVKWRHASKRRILPTTVFATLKIPDIGFYPNVQSLLRVLGTVPCVNAEADVYGQYHMVLERCHAYLTATPVDKRQCGMAYIFVNQDVHFSVEQMVESYVQKHPDILKLLQMNDDTKEKPPQAPTQKNHAEKDTEEELQLLNLEMDADRLVEMKCAETDREALKSALQSAVIAAYSSQSRLCGETSAAQDAEVEYVTKSEMNEVLTVCETAVREGILLEVGSSFFSLFIDRVVKLGETDYLPLFLRFVDSFDVMRLELIGFLEANLDCESMVQRLLEIVTVDWHLDFNNCRGQAYLGSGDISYKLKAFACKVQEKYPLAISTHCSSYSFNTWWSKSIPVPAVKRALDTFEEVLMFFGSSAALEKQLDHVIAYGLRESFEKVQEIQGKFCALWQEKHDSYEVFVQMIEPLVECLEKVKSNPQRWKASVSDQAAVLLCKVMEFDFIIAMVVLKNASSFTRELSAGLQKDHFSAASQLCQISGIVATLNRVKTNMKVFHQNWFDEACAIAQSLRVQVEVPESALPRDGMIKPVGFYKDGLSVPLVDNLINAVKDHFSDDHKEALNFLSLVPCSVTVSYMFESLKSKPPLYSRDLPDADNFFTELCCWRVTWKTKVASVTIPNSIFHTLRLPLMQYFGNINALLRVIAVLPSTVLEDCGVEMRHKKFLEYLRNTNPKDRSPCLAMLQVGTDFSRDLDRMVIQCLKVTPQTLEGICLDHESKSFIRQSDNNMEVDYIKDETEEPKTEQLPEKIENQDMKQADENGQSGDNRQTLATLFRLAALLGKKNGSLSDLPEDVVELYIQELSMCHWFGNQSKFTPCLGDDEMVKTLINGIRDVILKEIKDSPFFSLITDKPVKVANKTHLPVFVRYVAESALKVDLMGFLPFDENCYINTQAENLARILTEDWGLPMSQCRGQAFMHLGSGYQSLKKMSLDFLNIYPLAVITPSESCGLAHWLTGSVPCQSISKMLDITEDLLMFFEDSPGLERQLAQAVDGLLNMPREALEEIPETCCSRWKKREDFFDILADTLEGILSCLDVVSTSVTGAKSVHAQVLSAALRNMDFIVTLVILKNACAPLRNCSTVFRCGNPADILCEVEKIPSIIEALNKMLENVSTVHSSWFEQAFQLANKVAPEQVCFSEEANSYESPEVYYREHLSVPLLTSLIDEMKYSFSDNHLKALSVLSLLPSCNPQPVLSDSTDKPFSLYLADLSEPEAAEQEINTWATVWREKYQDIAPPTSIAETLAHPESNNHPTVTLLLRLIAVLPSVSMECDLMKTTLNSMRDLLKSTLCKGNRIDHVMLGFHCKTLQRLPEAIEKCMEWAPESTACLSQVKKILQTLKLNNGGVKQTAPKESNVSNGAQKCGDEEVNCGNNEANLEVAPGQRKAVSFYEPALREEILKELWDSQFFTIITEHAVEIDRELYVPLCIRYLNKEDIQCEETLAFIPLGEDTVVLADAIETTLSEKWGLNMEYCRGQALLGVGEVGAQMRAVGLAIAKKYPQAVRTVSSAMSLNVWLAKSSPSAEAADGAILIGKILHWLTEDAERQSKLEEMIIHMFQHDEGKANELRDKLIKNWEKSHDMHEVMVDLLEAVVLCLNELTTEGGVSNQQHTLQFLDAVRNFEFLLSTVVQKNVLSVTKKLSQSLLGKPLDMLLAVNNLPDLKASLSKLRSDIDTYHKAWFEEAVMLASKLNVTIVHSVLLDPLSEFYKVSLSMKVVEHSISEIDDLFTEKVLDTLRCLEIVPYAMSKVETSILSSLVFRLYKEDLPDQASLHSEMKIWKEKWLDPLAGYLPTTVLDTLKTSQIRIFTNIETLLRLQVILPFSRRESNFRQGKRSLQEFIQQDKRSLAELHLL; translated from the exons ATGACTGACGGCTGCGCCGTGGTGAACTGTGATTACCGCCAAGGGGAATCAACCACTGCACTTTTTGGCTTCCCCTCGGATCCAGAGCG CTGCAAGCAGTGGTTGAACAACTGTGGTCGCCAGGATTTGGCATCAGAACCCCCTGAGCAGTTGCATAAGCTGTACAGACTATGTGCAAAGCACTTTGACCCTTCTGTGATCTCAAATCCG AGTGCTTCCGGTTGTGTCTTAAGGGAAGATGCGGTTCCTACAATATTTGACTTTGCAACGCCTGTGAATAAACAGTCCACTTCTAACCGGAAACGGGCTGGAGATATA CCTGAAGAAGGACCTACTtctgtaaagaaaacaaaag aaaacacagcaacactagATGTGACCGAGGAGACAAATGTGTCTGAAGAGACTAGTGCAAGACCTGAAATGCATGGAGATATACAAATCCAAGAAGATGTAGCCACCTCAAAAGCAAAAGAAACGCTAAAAGCATATTTTAAGGAAATCCTGGCACTGACTGGATTTAGCATAAATGGTGCAAATATCAATACTGATGAGCCTATTGGAGGGGCCAGGGGTCAAGCTCTCAATCATGTCTGCATAGAGAAAATTGACAAGAATGAAATCCTGCAGTTCAGTGAAGACCTCATGCGACAGGAGATTCAAAAGAGCCTCCGACTGGCACGGTTCTTCTCAATTCTGTTTCAGGATGTGACAAGCATAGAGGGAAAGGATCAGATCCCAGTTTTTATTAGATCTGTCACTGTAGCAGGATTCCCACAAAAGCACCTTGTTGGGTTTTTGCCATGTGATGTCGATGCAGAGAATCTGTTTTACTTGCTTCTCTCAGAATTGCGAAACAAGTGGGGGCTGAGGATGGAACACTGCAGAGGACTGACTTACCTTGTAACGGGTAGTACTTGTCAGAAAATGAGAGACCTTGCCAGCAGGATTCTACAGGAGTTCCCACAAGTAGTTTTGTCACCAAGTGACCCATATGCCTTTAACATATGGATTATTCGGTGCATGCCTGTGCCCTCCATCCAGAAAGTTGTAGATACTGTCGAGGAGGTGGCTTCTTTACTCAGGAGAACACCAGAACTGTCTAAAAGATTGGAAGGAAATATCCAGCTAACATGTGGGCATCTAAAAGGAGAAGTAGAGCGAATCAAAGCAGCAGTCAGTGGGAACTGGGAATATACCACTGATGCCTTCCAGACCATGTTGGATATTTTGGAGCCATTCCTAAACTGCATCAATGAGATGATTTCAAAGGTTGATGAAGATACTGCTGAACAGATGGCCAAGCTTAAGTCTGTTTTGAAGAATTTCAATTTCATCATAACACTTGTTGTTTTGAAAAACACACTCTGTTGTGTGAGCATTCTCAACTCAAGTCTCAGGGGAGTAATTAGCATCAGCAGTACCTTGCAGTACACAATTTCCAATGCCTTAAAGCTGGTGAGCAAATATCAACAAGAGCTTGCAATATTTCACAGGAAATGGTTTTCAGATGCAGTTGGACGGGCCAAGAAGTTGGGGGTGGAGGTTTGTAAACCAGAGATGGACCAAGGAAATGCAACTGAGACACCATTGGAGGACTTTTACAGAGAAAGCCTGAGCCGGCCTATCTTGCTGTATCTAGTGGCAGAGGTGAAAAGAGTGTTCAGCACAGAGATGGTTAGGATTCTTCGATGGCTTTCATTAGTGCCATCTTACATGGCTGACCACAATTTCAGCATTCGCAGGGATAAAGTAGCAGATGCCAACTTGAACAACCTTGCAAGGCCTGACACATTTTATGAAGAACTGGGCTGCTGGGAAGTGAAATGGAGGCACGCAAGCAAGCGCAGAATCCTGCCAACCACAGTGTTTGCTACACTCAAGATTCCCGATATTGGGTTTTACCCAAATGTGCAGAGCTTACTGAGGGTGTTGGGCACTGTTCCATGTGTAAATGCAGAGGCAGATGTCTATGGCCAATACCACATGGTCCTGGAGCGCTGCCATGCCTACTTAACAGCCACACCTGTGGACAAAAGACAGTGTGGCATGGCGTACATCTTTGTGAACCAAGATGTTCACTTTAGCGTTGAACAAATGGTGGAGTCCTATGTCCAAAAGCATCCAGATATTCTGAAGTTACTGCAAATG AATGATGACACAAAGGAAAAGCCTCCCCAAG CACCAACTCAGAAAAACCATGCCGaaaaagacacagaggaagagttACAACTCCTAAACCTAGAAATGGACGCTGACAGACTTGTGGAGATGAAGtgtgcagagacagacagagaagcacTTAAATCTGCTTTGCAGTCCGCAGTGATAGCTGCATACAGCAGTCAAAGCAGGCTGTGTGGTGAGACGTCTGCTGCCCAGGATGCAGAGGTGGAGTATGTGACCAAGTCTGAAATGAATGAAGTTCTCACGGTTTGCGAGACTGCTGTCAGGGAGGGAATTCTCTTGGAAGTGGGGagttccttcttttctttgttcATTGACCGTGTTGTGAAACTGGGGGAGACGGACTACCTTCCTCTTTTTCTGAGGTTTGTGGATAGTTTTGACGTAATGCGACTGGAGTTGATAGGATTCCTCGAGGCAAATCTTGATTGTGAATCTATGGTTCAGCGTCTCCTGGAAATAGTTACAGTTGATTGGCATCTTGATTTCAATAACTGTAGAGGTCAAGCATACCTTGGTTCTGGTGACATCTCTTACAAGCTGAAAGCCTTTGCCTGTAAAGTCCAGGAAAAATACCCCCTTGCTATAAGCACACACTGCTCTTCTTACTCTTTCAACACATGGTGGTCAAAATCCATCCCAGTACCTGCTGTTAAAAGAGCGCTTGATACATTTGAAgaggttttgatgttttttggCAGCAGTGCTGCTTTAGAAAAACAGCTTGACCATGTAATAGCATATGGGCTTCGAGAGAGCTTTGAGAAAGTCCAGGAGATACAAGGGAAGTTCTGTGCTCTTTGGCAAGAGAAGCATGACTCCTATGAGGTGTTTGTGCAGATGATAGAGCCTCTGGTTGAATGTTTGGAGAAAGTCAAGAGCAACCCACAAAGATGGAAAGCATCCGTGTCAGATCAGGCTGCAGTACTTCTCTGTAAGGTAATGGAGTTCGATTTCATCATTGCAATGGTGGTTTTGAAGAACGCCTCATCTTTTAccagagagctcagtgcaggtCTCCAGAAGGACCACTTCAGTGCTGCATCTCAGCTATGCCAGATCAGTGGTATTGTGGCCACTCTTAACAGagtaaaaacaaatatgaagGTATTTCACCAGAACTGGTTTGATGAGGCTTGTGCAATAGCGCAGAGTCTAAGGGTGCAAGTTGAAGTGCCTGAAAGCGCTTTGCCAAGAGATGGCATGATTAAGCCAGTTGGGTTTTACAAAGATGGTTTAAGTGTTCCCCTAGTAGACAACCTCATCAATGCAGTGAAAGATCATTTTTCTGACGACCACAAAGAAGCTCTCAACTTTCTGTCTTTGGTGCCATGCTCCGTCACAGTGAGTTACATGTTTGAGAGCTTGAAGTCAAAGCCTCCTCTCTACAGCCGAGACCTTCCTGATGCTGACAACTTCTTCACGGAGCTCTGCTGTTGGAGGGTAACCTGGAAAACCAAAGTGGCTTCTGTGACCATCCCAAACTCTATATTTCACACATTGCGACTGCCACTAATGCAATACTTTGGAAACATCAATGCACTGCTGAGAGTCATAGCTGTGCTACCCAGCACAGTACTGGAGGACTGTGGTGTTGAAATGCGCCACAAGAAGTTCCTAGAGTACCTAAGAAATACAAATCCTAAAGACCGGTCCCCATGCTTGGCAATGCTGCAGGTGGGCACAGACTTCAGCAGAGACCTGGACCGCATGGTGATCCAGTGTTTGAAGGTGACACCACAGACCTTGGAGGGTATCTGTCTG GACCATGAATCCAAAAGTTTCATCAGGCAGTCTGACAATAATATGGAAG TTGATTATATCAAGGATGAAACAGAGGAGCCAAAAACTGAGCAACTACCCGAAAAGATTGAAAACCAGGACATGAAACAAGCAGATGAAAATGGGCAATCAGGAGATAATCGCCAGACTTTGGCAACACTATTCAGACTTGCGGCACTACTGGGAAAAAAGAACGGCAGTCTCTCTGACCTCCCAGAAGATGTTGTAGAGCTTTATATTCAGGAGCTGAGCATGTGCCACTGGTTTGGAAATCAGAGCAAATTCACACCTTGTTTGGGGGATGATGAAATGGTGAAAACCCTCATCAATGGAATCAGAGATGTAATACTCAAGGAAATCAAGGACTCACCATTCTTCTCACTTATTACAGATAAACCTGTTAAAGTTGCTAATAAGACACACTTACCTGTTTTTGTCAGGTATGTTGCAGAGTCTGCTCTTAAAGTGGACCTCATGGGTTTCTTACCATTTGATGAAAATTGTTACATTAATACACAAGCAGAAAACCTTGCAAGGATTCTCACTGAAGACTGGGGCCTGCCAATGTCTCAGTGTCGAGGGCAAGCATTCATGCACTTGGGCTCAGGTTATCAAAGTCTGAAGAAAATGTCTTTGGATTTCCTCAACATTTATCCACTCGCAGTCATAACACCTAGTGAGTCTTGTGGCCTTGCCCACTGGCTGACGGGGAGTGTGCCATGCCAATCTATATCTAAAATGTTGGATATTACAGAAGACCTGCTGATGTTTTTTGAGGATTCTCCTGGTTTAGAGAGACAGTTGGCTCAGGCTGTTGATGGGCTTCTAAATATGCCGAGGGAGGCCCTGGAGGAAATCCCAGAAACGTGTTGCTCAAGgtggaaaaagagagaggacTTCTTTGACATACTTGCAGACACATTGGAGGGCATCCTCAGCTGCCTGGATGTCGTTAGCACAAGTGTCACAGGTGCGAAGTCGGTGCATGCACAGgttctctctgctgctttaaGAAACATGGATTTCATCGTCACCCTTGTAATCTTGAAGAATGCCTGTGCTCCTCTTCGTAATTGTAGCACTGTCTTTCGCTGTGGAAACCCTGCTGATATTCTGTGTGAAGTGGAAAAAATCCCCTCCATCATAGAGGCTCTTAACAAAATGTTGGAAAATGTAAGCACTGTGCACTCCTCTTGGTTCGAGCAGGCCTTCCAGTTAGCAAACAAGGTAGCACCTGAACAAGTGTGCTTCTCTGAGGAAGCCAACAGCTATGAATCCCCTGAGGTCTATTACAGAGAACATCTGAGTGTTCCTCTCCTCACAAGTCTCATAGATGAAATGAAGTACAGCTTCTCAGACAACCACTTGAAGGCCCTGTCAGTCCTGTCACTGCTGCCCTCCTGCAATCCACAGCCAGTTCTGTCTGATTCCACAGACAAACCATTCAGCCTCTACCTTGCGGATCTTTCAGAGCCGGAAGCAgctgaacaggaaataaacaccTGGGCCACTGTCTGGAGAGAGAAATATCAGGATATTGCGCCTCCAACATCCATCGCTGAAACATTGGCTCATCCTGAGTCAAATAACCATCCAACTGTTACCTTACTGCTCAGGCTAATAGCTGTCCTGCCAAGCGTAAGCATGGAGTGTGATTTGATGAAGACAACGCTTAATTCAATGCGGGACTTGTTAAAAAGTACTCTATGCAAAGGCAACCGAATTGATCATGTGATGCTTGGTTTTCACTGCAAAACCCTGCAGAGACTACCAGAGGCCATTGAGAAGTGCATGGAGTGGGCTCCAGAGAGTACTGCATGTCTATCCCAG GTGAAGAAAATTTTGCAGACACTAAAGCTGAATAATG gaGGCGTCAAACAAACAGCACCAAAAGAATCCAACGTGTCTAATGGAGCACAGAAGTGTGGCGATGAAGAGGTGAACTGTGGTAATAATGAAGCGAACCTGGAAGTTGCTCCAGGGCAGAGGAAAGCAGTGTCTTTTTATGAGCCAGCACTACGTGAAGAGATCCTCAAAGAGCTCTGGGACTCTCAGTTCTTTACAATCATAACTGAGCATGCTGTTGAAATTGACAGGGAGCTTTATGTTCCGCTGTGCATTAGGTACCTTAACAAAGAAGACATTCAGTGTGAGGAAACATTGGCTTTCATTCCTTTAGGGGAGGACACTGTTGTCCTTGCAGATGCTATTGAGACCACTCTTTCTGAAAAGTGGGGCCTCAATATGGAGTACTGTCGAGGACAGGCTTTGCTGGGTGTTGGTGAAGTGGGGGCTCAGATGAGGGCTGTAGGTTTAGCCATTGCTAAGAAGTACCCTCAGGCTGTAAGAACAGTCAGCTCCGCCATGTCTCTTAACGTGTGGCTTGCAAAATCCTCTCCgtctgcagaagctgcagatggAGCCATTCTTATTGGCAAAATATTACACTGGCTCACAGAGGATGCAGAACGCCAGAGCAAACTGGAAGAGATGATCATTCACATGTTCCAGCACGATGAAGGAAAGGCCAACGAGCTGAGGGACAAACTCATCAAGAACTGGGAGAAGAGTCACGACATGCACGAAGTGATGGTGGACCTACTTGAAGCAGTCGTTCTCTGCCTCAATGAGCTGACAACCGAGGGGGGAGTATCAAACCAGCAGCACACGTTGCAGTTCCTTGACGCAGTTAGAAACTTTGAGTTCCTTCTGTCAACAGTGGTGCAAAAGAACGTCCTGAGTGTAACTAAGAAGCTAAGCCAGTCTCTTCTAGGAAAACCCctagatatgctgcttgctgTGAATAATTTGCCCGATCTCAAAGCATCCCTTAGTAAACTCAGAAGTGACATTGACACCTATCACAAAGCATGGTTTGAGGAGGCCGTGATGTTGGCTTCAAAACTTAACGTCACAATAGTGCATTCAGTACTTCTAGATCCGCTTAGTGAGTTTTACAAAGTATCTTTAAGCATGAAGGTTGTAGAGCACTCCATATCGGAAATTGATGACCTCTTCACAGAAAAGGTATTGGATACCTTGCGTTGTCTGGAGATTGTGCCTTACGCAATGTCCAAAGTAGAAACCAGCATTCTCAGCAGTCTTGTGTTTCGCTTATACAAGGAGGACTTGCCAGATCAGGCCTCCCTTCACTCAGAGATGAAGATATGGAAAGAGAAATGGCTGGATCCCCTGGCAGGCTATCTCCCGACCACTGTGCTTGACACCCTGAAGACGTCGCAGATAAGAATTTTTACTAACATTGAAACGCTTCTCAGACTCCAGGTCATCTTGCCTTTTTCAAGGAGAGAAAGTAACTTCAGGCAGGGAAAACGGAGCTTACAGGAGTTCATACAGCAGGATAAGAGGTCCCTCGCTGAGCTCCACCTTCTGTAA